A single genomic interval of Shewanella halotolerans harbors:
- a CDS encoding S9 family peptidase produces MSGITPPVARKQAHPLEHHGNERIDDYHWLRDDERQSPEVLAHLEAENAYHKACFAPFEPLQQKLFQELIGRIDKDESSVPYRWHQHWYYKRYQGEQEYPLFGRKHELEDEEQLLLDANERAQGKEFYSMGGLSVSPDETLLAISEDTLSRRLYRISIKRLDTGEWLSDSLSDTDGEIVWAKDNLHLFYIAKDPQTLLGDRVYCHRLGEPQANDRLVYQEADDSFYLSIGKSLDESRILLTHESALTSEVSTLDANQPEACFTPLLPREPGHEYSVAKRGEEYYILTNWQAVNFRLMKAVESSFADKRSWQEVIPADESRRLEDLLVLKDYLVVQYRQQGLSQIRIMPLNGATEYELDFDDAAYVVGLDVNPTQDSHHLRIYYASPSTPESIYLVDLTQASPRRLLKQERVLGGFDSQHYQTERLFIDARDGAKVPVTLVYRKDKFRQDGSKPLYQYGYGAYGYTIEPDFDSAILSLLDRGVVYAVAHVRGGEMLGRPWYDAGRLMHKQNSFNDFIDVTLALVELGYCARDKVVASGGSAGGLLMGAVINQAPQHYLAVAAHVPFVDIVTTMLDESLPLTTNEYDEWGNPNQAEAYHYMLSYSPYDNICRQAYPHLLVTTGLHDSQVQYFEPAKWVAKLREYKQDDHLLLFHIDMEAGHGGKSGRYRHFEDTAEEYAFFLGLLGLA; encoded by the coding sequence ATGTCAGGGATAACGCCCCCAGTCGCACGCAAACAAGCCCACCCTCTCGAACATCACGGCAATGAGCGTATCGATGACTATCATTGGCTGAGAGATGATGAGCGCCAATCCCCCGAGGTACTGGCTCATCTGGAGGCAGAAAACGCCTATCACAAGGCCTGTTTTGCCCCCTTCGAACCACTACAGCAGAAGCTGTTTCAGGAGCTTATCGGTCGAATCGACAAGGATGAGTCGAGTGTCCCCTATCGCTGGCACCAACACTGGTACTACAAGCGCTATCAGGGAGAGCAGGAGTACCCGCTGTTTGGCCGCAAACACGAACTGGAGGACGAGGAGCAGCTATTGCTCGATGCCAACGAGCGCGCCCAGGGTAAGGAGTTTTATAGCATGGGCGGGCTGAGCGTCAGCCCGGACGAGACGCTGCTGGCCATCAGCGAAGATACCCTGAGTCGGCGCCTCTATCGCATCAGCATCAAGCGCCTGGACACGGGTGAATGGCTCAGCGACAGCCTTAGCGACACGGATGGCGAGATCGTCTGGGCCAAGGATAACCTGCATCTCTTCTATATCGCCAAGGATCCTCAAACCCTGCTGGGCGACCGCGTCTATTGCCACCGCTTGGGTGAGCCCCAGGCCAATGACCGCCTGGTGTATCAGGAGGCGGACGATAGCTTCTACCTGTCGATCGGCAAGAGCCTGGATGAGTCCCGCATCCTGCTCACCCACGAGAGTGCGCTCACCAGCGAGGTGTCCACCTTAGATGCCAACCAACCAGAGGCATGCTTTACGCCACTGCTTCCACGGGAGCCGGGACACGAATACTCGGTAGCTAAGCGCGGTGAGGAGTATTACATACTCACCAACTGGCAGGCGGTAAACTTCCGTCTGATGAAGGCAGTAGAGTCGAGCTTCGCCGATAAGCGCAGCTGGCAGGAAGTCATCCCCGCAGATGAGTCGCGCCGCCTGGAAGATCTGCTGGTGTTAAAAGACTATCTTGTGGTGCAGTATCGCCAGCAGGGGCTGAGCCAGATCCGCATCATGCCCCTCAACGGCGCCACGGAATATGAACTCGACTTCGACGATGCCGCCTACGTGGTGGGTCTGGATGTTAACCCGACTCAAGATAGCCATCATCTGCGCATCTACTACGCCAGCCCATCGACGCCCGAGTCCATCTACCTGGTGGATCTCACCCAGGCCAGCCCGAGACGCCTGCTGAAACAGGAGCGGGTACTCGGCGGCTTCGATAGCCAACACTACCAGACAGAGCGGCTCTTCATCGACGCCAGAGACGGCGCCAAGGTGCCCGTGACCCTGGTGTATCGCAAGGACAAGTTCCGCCAGGACGGCAGCAAACCCTTGTATCAATATGGCTATGGCGCCTACGGCTACACCATAGAACCTGACTTCGACAGCGCCATCCTCAGCCTGTTGGATCGCGGCGTAGTCTATGCGGTCGCCCACGTGCGGGGGGGCGAGATGCTGGGGCGTCCCTGGTACGACGCCGGCCGCCTGATGCACAAGCAAAACAGCTTCAACGACTTTATCGACGTCACCCTCGCCCTGGTGGAGCTAGGCTACTGCGCCCGGGATAAGGTGGTTGCCAGTGGCGGCAGCGCCGGTGGCCTCCTGATGGGCGCGGTGATCAATCAGGCGCCGCAGCATTATCTGGCTGTGGCGGCCCACGTGCCCTTCGTCGATATCGTCACCACCATGCTCGACGAGTCGCTGCCCCTGACCACCAACGAGTATGATGAGTGGGGTAACCCGAATCAGGCCGAGGCTTACCACTACATGCTGAGCTATTCCCCCTATGACAACATCTGTCGCCAGGCCTACCCGCACCTGCTGGTCACCACAGGCCTGCACGACTCTCAGGTGCAATATTTCGAGCCCGCCAAGTGGGTGGCGAAACTTAGAGAATATAAACAAGACGATCATCTGTTGCTGTTTCATATCGACATGGAGGCGGGCCATGGCGGCAAGAGCGGTCGCTATCGCCACTTTGAGGACACGGCCGAAGAGTACGCCTTCTTCCTCGGCCTGCTGGGACTCGCCTAA
- a CDS encoding GIY-YIG nuclease family protein, whose translation MAARAVAIATLRTRPKSTPSSSACWDSPKMTQEKLACTTWSLYMIRCANGHLYTGITTDIDRRFKEHSDNGPKTAKYLRGKGPLTLVYRERVGSRSDALKREIAVKRLTKTQKVALIHFDANDECP comes from the coding sequence ATGGCGGCAAGAGCGGTCGCTATCGCCACTTTGAGGACACGGCCGAAGAGTACGCCTTCTTCCTCGGCCTGCTGGGACTCGCCTAAGATGACCCAGGAGAAGTTAGCTTGCACCACCTGGAGCCTCTACATGATCCGCTGCGCCAACGGTCACCTCTATACGGGGATCACCACAGATATCGACCGCCGCTTCAAGGAACATAGCGACAATGGCCCCAAGACGGCCAAGTATCTCAGGGGTAAGGGGCCGCTGACCCTGGTCTATCGCGAGCGGGTTGGCAGCCGCTCGGATGCCCTGAAGCGGGAAATCGCCGTGAAAAGGCTCACAAAAACGCAAAAAGTCGCCCTAATACACTTTGATGCAAATGATGAATGTCCCTAA
- a CDS encoding M14 family metallopeptidase, which yields MSLYSRATLLCLAAFGASAMAETSGPQPAQISLNNTYINDAILPPSITWQGASEALLRAADDPWATPFEQGGLKSSPSYDDTFAWLDKLLATSDKLRKVSLGKSPQGRDIWMIVASQEGAATPDELQANGKPTLLVQAGIHSGEIDGKDAGMMLLRDMVMGDKQALLTGANLLFVPIFSVDAHERSGQFNRVNQRGPVEMGWRTTANNLNLNRDYAKADTLEMQHMLAAINRWQPDLYIDVHVTDGIDYQYDVTFGYNLAQGLSPASYRWLNDKYRPKVEHALSAQGHVPGPLVFAIDNRDLNQGLSLWNASPRYSNGYGDARHLPTILIENHSLKPFKQRVLGTYVMLASTLEVLGEQGTALRSAIKQDSYRYSDRITLTWQSETQPKGWDFKGIDYRLEQSPISGESVVRWTGEPKLYENLPVIGKTRADIKVNRPKAYYVPPQWQEVIERLSIHGIRMTRLEQPKTLTLTQYRFGEPAFDAKDYEGRQRVSAPVSSHKAKVALPAGTVKISTQQPLGDLAILLLEPQSPDSLLQWGFFNPIFTRTEYIEHYAVEPLAVKMLKEDASLAAEFEVALKDPEFAKDAEARLRWFYERSPYFDKQYRVYPVLRD from the coding sequence ATGTCCCTATATTCTCGCGCTACGCTCCTCTGTCTCGCCGCCTTCGGCGCATCCGCCATGGCGGAGACCAGCGGCCCTCAACCGGCCCAAATCTCGTTAAATAACACTTATATCAATGATGCCATCTTGCCGCCGAGCATCACCTGGCAAGGCGCCAGCGAAGCCTTGCTGCGCGCGGCAGATGACCCTTGGGCGACCCCCTTCGAGCAGGGCGGTCTCAAGTCCAGCCCCAGTTATGATGATACCTTCGCCTGGCTGGATAAGCTGCTCGCCACCAGCGATAAGCTCCGCAAGGTTTCCTTGGGTAAGAGTCCTCAGGGGCGAGATATCTGGATGATAGTGGCGAGCCAGGAGGGGGCAGCGACCCCCGATGAACTCCAGGCCAATGGTAAGCCAACACTCTTGGTGCAGGCGGGGATCCACTCGGGCGAGATAGATGGCAAGGATGCGGGCATGATGTTGCTGCGCGACATGGTCATGGGAGACAAGCAGGCGCTGTTAACCGGTGCGAACCTCCTCTTCGTGCCTATCTTCAGCGTCGATGCCCACGAGCGCAGCGGCCAGTTTAACCGGGTCAATCAGAGGGGCCCGGTGGAGATGGGCTGGCGTACTACGGCCAATAATCTCAACCTTAATCGCGACTATGCCAAGGCAGATACCCTGGAGATGCAGCATATGTTGGCGGCGATTAATCGCTGGCAGCCGGATCTCTATATCGATGTGCATGTCACCGACGGCATAGATTATCAGTATGATGTCACCTTCGGCTATAACCTGGCCCAGGGGCTGAGTCCCGCCAGCTATCGCTGGCTTAACGACAAGTATCGTCCCAAAGTCGAGCATGCGCTCAGCGCTCAGGGACATGTGCCCGGCCCCTTGGTGTTTGCCATCGATAATCGCGACCTGAACCAGGGGCTCTCCTTGTGGAATGCCAGCCCACGCTACTCTAACGGTTATGGTGATGCCCGCCATCTGCCGACCATATTGATTGAGAATCATAGCCTCAAGCCCTTCAAGCAGAGGGTACTTGGCACCTATGTGATGCTGGCCTCGACCCTGGAGGTGCTGGGCGAGCAGGGCACGGCGCTGCGCAGCGCCATCAAGCAGGACAGCTACCGTTATAGCGACCGCATCACACTGACCTGGCAGTCAGAGACCCAGCCTAAGGGATGGGACTTCAAGGGGATAGACTATCGCCTGGAGCAGAGCCCCATCAGCGGCGAGTCGGTAGTGCGTTGGACCGGCGAGCCCAAGCTGTATGAGAACCTGCCCGTGATAGGTAAGACACGCGCCGACATCAAGGTGAATCGTCCCAAGGCCTACTATGTTCCGCCTCAGTGGCAGGAGGTGATCGAGCGTCTAAGCATTCATGGCATACGCATGACGCGCCTGGAGCAGCCTAAGACCTTGACCTTGACGCAATATCGATTCGGTGAGCCCGCGTTCGATGCCAAGGACTATGAGGGACGCCAGCGGGTCTCGGCCCCTGTGTCGAGCCATAAGGCTAAGGTGGCGCTGCCGGCGGGCACGGTGAAGATCAGCACACAGCAACCCCTTGGCGATCTGGCTATCCTCTTGCTGGAGCCGCAGTCACCTGATTCGCTGCTGCAGTGGGGCTTCTTTAATCCTATCTTTACCCGCACCGAATATATCGAGCACTATGCGGTAGAGCCGCTGGCGGTCAAGATGCTCAAGGAGGACGCGTCCCTAGCGGCCGAGTTTGAGGTGGCGCTCAAGGATCCTGAATTTGCCAAGGATGCCGAGGCGAGACTGCGCTGGTTCTACGAGCGTAGCCCCTATTTTGATAAGCAGTACAGGGTCTATCCCGTGCTCAGAGACTAA
- a CDS encoding phosphatase PAP2 family protein: protein MFRLTQAQTTRETALTITTDRSRYGVLILLVSMLALLCLNQDINLNLFRAINGLSPSLPQWLQLGITDLGHGSTLGTIVLICLLRRPELMPRVLTASLLSMILVPLLKQYFDAPRPAATLDFLYIVGETRLHHSFPSGHSTSAFLFAGTLLMVMQDKKSKWALLMGAGMVALSRILVGAHWPVDTLAGALLGLSCAYVASYVPLVRLSPRHWKILVGVLLLTLVVCQYKETSSQMAWQIIGLRWGLLLLAGVQVLRQYLQSRQPLTPRKWVRA, encoded by the coding sequence ATGTTCAGACTGACCCAGGCTCAGACCACCAGAGAAACCGCCCTGACGATCACCACAGATCGCAGCCGCTATGGCGTCCTGATCCTACTGGTCAGCATGCTGGCGCTGCTCTGCCTGAATCAGGATATCAACCTGAACCTCTTTCGCGCCATCAACGGCCTCTCGCCTAGCCTGCCCCAGTGGCTGCAGCTGGGGATAACCGATCTCGGCCACGGCAGCACCCTAGGCACTATAGTGCTCATCTGTCTGCTGCGTCGCCCCGAGCTGATGCCGCGGGTATTGACCGCCAGCCTGCTGTCGATGATCTTGGTGCCGCTGCTAAAACAGTATTTCGATGCCCCCAGACCGGCGGCAACCCTGGATTTTCTCTATATCGTCGGCGAGACGCGTCTGCATCACAGCTTTCCCTCAGGCCATAGCACCAGCGCCTTCCTGTTCGCCGGCACCTTGCTGATGGTGATGCAGGATAAGAAGAGTAAATGGGCCCTGTTGATGGGAGCTGGCATGGTAGCGCTGTCACGCATCTTGGTGGGTGCTCATTGGCCGGTAGACACGCTGGCGGGCGCGCTGTTGGGGCTTAGCTGCGCCTATGTCGCCTCCTATGTTCCCCTGGTACGTCTGTCACCAAGGCACTGGAAAATTCTGGTGGGCGTCTTGCTGCTAACGCTGGTGGTGTGCCAGTACAAGGAGACCTCTTCGCAGATGGCCTGGCAGATCATTGGCCTTCGCTGGGGACTCCTGCTGCTAGCCGGCGTGCAGGTGCTTCGCCAATATCTGCAGTCTCGCCAGCCGCTCACGCCGCGTAAGTGGGTCAGAGCCTAA
- a CDS encoding DUF4097 domain-containing protein, with protein sequence MLARVMTMATALVFGLTGCIVNVNSAGRDDFDYHKQMQLTLDAQSLETLVADTGAGSLKIVGDASVEQITLDADIYGFDGAEPELTLTRSGNKAKLVANFDAFHRTSFSNGKSPYIDLLVKVPAGIKLDIHDGSGSIVIRGVQADMEIQDGSGAIEIDGGQKLIIDDGSGSITLTNVAGDIQVKDGSGSLTIASVQGDVEIDDGSGAIEVRGIQGKVTIDDGSGGIRVVDTQGLHIIDAGSGNLSFDNIQGQVSID encoded by the coding sequence ATGTTGGCTCGTGTAATGACTATGGCGACCGCACTGGTATTTGGCCTTACCGGATGCATAGTAAATGTAAATAGTGCGGGAAGGGACGATTTCGACTATCACAAACAGATGCAGCTGACGCTGGATGCTCAGTCGCTGGAGACACTGGTCGCCGATACCGGCGCCGGTAGCCTGAAGATAGTGGGCGACGCCTCGGTTGAGCAGATCACCCTGGATGCCGACATTTATGGTTTTGATGGCGCCGAGCCCGAACTGACCCTGACCCGTTCGGGCAATAAGGCCAAGCTGGTTGCCAACTTCGATGCCTTTCACCGGACCAGCTTCTCAAATGGTAAGTCGCCCTACATAGATCTGCTGGTGAAGGTGCCTGCTGGAATCAAACTGGATATCCATGACGGCTCAGGCAGCATTGTCATTCGCGGCGTGCAGGCGGATATGGAGATCCAAGATGGCTCGGGTGCCATAGAGATAGATGGCGGCCAAAAGCTCATCATAGATGATGGCTCGGGCAGCATTACCCTCACCAATGTGGCGGGCGATATCCAGGTTAAGGATGGCTCAGGCAGCCTGACCATAGCCTCGGTACAAGGAGATGTGGAGATTGACGACGGCTCTGGTGCCATAGAGGTCAGAGGCATTCAGGGTAAGGTCACCATAGACGATGGCTCAGGCGGCATCCGCGTGGTGGACACCCAGGGGCTTCACATCATAGATGCGGGCTCAGGTAACCTTAGCTTCGACAATATTCAGGGCCAGGTCAGCATAGACTAA
- a CDS encoding efflux RND transporter permease subunit, with protein sequence MARFFIDRPIFAWVIAIIVMLAGVLSIMKLPVSQYPSIAPPTVVINAIYPGASAKTMEDTVTQVIEQRMTGIDHLRYISSTSDSFGNAQITLTFNAEADPDIAQVQVQNKLQLAMPLLPQEVQAQGVKVNKSSSGFLMVLGFVSQDGSLEKNDISDYVGSNILDPMSRVPGVGEIQLFGAQYAMRIWLDPLKLTQYNLTSLDIMASIREQNAQVSAGQLGGAPSIAGQELNATVTAQSRLQTAEEFRKIIIKSDPSGAKVYLEDVARVELGSESYSVESFYNGRPAAGLAIKLATGANALATAERVREKVDEMKPFFPQGLEVVYPYDTTPFVEKSIEGVVHTLLEAVVLVFVIMYLFLQNFRATLIPTIAVPVVLLGTFAILSATGFSINTLTMFAMVLAIGLLVDDAIVVVENVERVMSEDGLSPIEATKKSMDQITGALVGIGLTLSAVFVPMAFMSGSTGVIYRQFSVTIVSAMALSVLVAIILTPALCATMLKPIAKGHHAVETGFFGWFNRTFDKMTSRYEAGVAAMIKRAGRVMLIYVALTVAVGWIFMRMPTAFLPDEDQGILFTQAILPTNSTQETTKKVMSKISDFYLNETGDSVKSVFSVSGFSFAGSGQNMGLAFVGMKDWSERTGPGQDVKSVAGRAMGMFMQMKEAFVFAFVPPAVIELGTANGFDFYLQDRNGQGHEKLLEARNMLLGMASQNPNLVGVRPNGQEDAPMYRIHIDHAKLRALSIDIDAVNSVLGTAWGGSYVNDFIDRGRVKKVYVQGDAQYRMQPEDLDTWYVRNSQGEMVPFSAFATGTWEYGSPRLERFNGLPAMNIQGGTAQGYSTGAAMADIEAMVAKLPPGFGVEWNGLSYEERLSGNQAPALYALSIMVVFLVLAALYESWSVPFAVILVVPLGIIGALLAMNGRGLPNDVFFQVGLLTTVGLATKNAILIVEFAKEFYEKGAGLVEATLHAVRVRLRPILMTSLAFGLGVVPLAISSGVGSGSQNAIGTGVLGGMMSSTFLGIFFIPIFFVIVERIFSKREKKGAETQVADSTPQE encoded by the coding sequence ATGGCTCGTTTTTTCATCGATCGCCCTATCTTTGCCTGGGTGATTGCAATTATTGTTATGTTGGCCGGGGTGCTCTCTATCATGAAGCTTCCCGTGTCGCAGTACCCGAGTATTGCGCCGCCGACCGTGGTGATTAACGCCATCTATCCGGGTGCGTCTGCCAAGACCATGGAAGACACTGTGACCCAGGTGATCGAGCAGCGCATGACGGGTATCGACCATCTGCGTTACATCTCGTCTACCAGTGACAGCTTTGGTAACGCGCAGATCACCCTGACGTTCAATGCCGAAGCCGATCCCGATATCGCCCAGGTTCAGGTGCAGAACAAGTTGCAGCTGGCGATGCCTCTGCTACCGCAAGAGGTGCAGGCGCAAGGGGTTAAGGTCAACAAATCCAGCTCGGGTTTCTTGATGGTATTGGGCTTCGTGTCCCAGGATGGCTCGTTGGAGAAGAATGATATCTCCGACTATGTGGGCTCTAACATCTTAGACCCTATGAGCCGTGTACCCGGTGTGGGTGAGATCCAGCTGTTCGGTGCCCAGTACGCCATGCGTATATGGCTAGACCCGCTCAAGCTGACCCAATACAACCTCACCAGCCTGGATATCATGGCCTCGATTCGTGAGCAGAATGCTCAGGTGTCTGCGGGTCAGTTGGGCGGCGCGCCCTCTATTGCGGGTCAGGAACTCAACGCCACGGTAACGGCTCAGAGTCGTCTACAGACCGCCGAAGAGTTTAGAAAGATCATCATCAAGTCCGATCCGTCGGGCGCTAAGGTTTACCTGGAAGATGTGGCCCGAGTCGAACTGGGGTCGGAAAGCTATTCGGTAGAGTCCTTCTATAACGGCCGTCCGGCTGCCGGTCTGGCGATCAAGCTGGCTACGGGGGCTAACGCCCTGGCGACCGCCGAGCGCGTGCGTGAGAAGGTCGATGAGATGAAGCCCTTCTTCCCGCAAGGGCTGGAAGTGGTTTATCCCTATGACACCACCCCCTTCGTTGAGAAATCGATCGAGGGCGTAGTGCATACCCTGCTGGAAGCCGTGGTACTGGTGTTTGTGATCATGTACCTCTTCCTGCAGAACTTCCGTGCGACCCTGATCCCGACCATCGCGGTACCTGTGGTACTGCTGGGGACCTTCGCCATCCTGTCGGCTACCGGCTTCTCGATCAACACCCTGACCATGTTCGCCATGGTGTTGGCCATCGGTCTGCTGGTGGATGACGCCATCGTGGTGGTAGAGAACGTCGAGCGTGTGATGTCCGAAGATGGCTTGAGCCCGATAGAGGCCACCAAGAAGTCGATGGATCAGATCACCGGCGCCCTGGTGGGTATCGGTCTGACCCTGTCGGCGGTATTCGTGCCTATGGCATTCATGTCGGGTTCGACCGGTGTGATCTATCGTCAGTTCTCCGTGACTATCGTATCGGCCATGGCGCTTTCTGTGCTGGTGGCGATCATCCTGACGCCGGCACTGTGTGCCACCATGCTGAAGCCGATTGCCAAGGGCCACCATGCGGTCGAGACGGGCTTCTTCGGTTGGTTTAACCGCACCTTCGACAAGATGACCTCGCGTTACGAGGCTGGCGTGGCAGCGATGATCAAGCGCGCTGGTCGCGTCATGTTGATCTACGTGGCCCTGACGGTAGCCGTGGGTTGGATCTTCATGCGCATGCCGACCGCCTTCTTGCCGGACGAAGACCAGGGTATCTTGTTTACTCAGGCGATCCTGCCGACTAACTCGACCCAAGAGACGACCAAGAAGGTGATGAGCAAGATCTCCGACTTCTATCTCAACGAGACGGGCGACAGCGTCAAGTCGGTATTTAGCGTATCTGGCTTCAGCTTCGCCGGTAGTGGTCAAAACATGGGTCTGGCCTTCGTGGGCATGAAAGACTGGTCTGAGCGTACCGGCCCGGGTCAAGATGTTAAATCGGTCGCCGGACGTGCCATGGGTATGTTCATGCAGATGAAGGAAGCCTTCGTGTTTGCCTTCGTACCGCCTGCGGTGATCGAGCTGGGTACGGCAAACGGTTTCGATTTCTATCTGCAAGATAGAAATGGCCAAGGCCATGAGAAGCTGCTCGAGGCCCGCAACATGCTGCTGGGCATGGCGTCGCAGAATCCTAACCTGGTGGGCGTGCGTCCAAACGGTCAGGAAGATGCGCCTATGTATCGCATCCATATCGACCACGCCAAGCTTCGCGCACTGAGTATCGATATCGACGCGGTCAACAGCGTGCTGGGCACTGCCTGGGGTGGTAGCTATGTGAACGACTTCATCGACCGTGGTCGTGTGAAGAAGGTCTATGTACAGGGTGATGCCCAGTACCGTATGCAGCCGGAAGACCTCGATACCTGGTATGTGCGTAACAGCCAGGGTGAGATGGTACCTTTCTCGGCCTTCGCCACAGGTACCTGGGAATATGGTTCGCCGCGTCTAGAGCGCTTCAACGGTCTGCCTGCGATGAACATCCAGGGGGGTACGGCACAAGGTTATAGTACGGGTGCGGCCATGGCCGACATCGAGGCCATGGTGGCCAAGCTACCACCAGGATTCGGCGTCGAGTGGAACGGCCTGTCATACGAGGAACGTCTCTCGGGTAACCAGGCACCGGCGCTGTATGCCCTGTCTATCATGGTGGTCTTCCTGGTATTGGCGGCCCTGTATGAGAGCTGGTCTGTGCCGTTTGCGGTGATCTTGGTGGTGCCACTGGGGATTATTGGTGCCTTGCTGGCGATGAATGGTCGCGGCCTGCCTAACGACGTGTTCTTCCAGGTGGGTCTGTTGACTACCGTAGGTCTGGCGACCAAGAACGCCATCCTGATCGTCGAATTCGCCAAAGAGTTCTACGAGAAGGGCGCGGGTCTGGTGGAAGCGACCCTGCACGCGGTGCGTGTGCGTCTGCGTCCAATTCTGATGACCTCGTTGGCCTTCGGTCTGGGTGTTGTGCCACTGGCCATCAGCTCGGGCGTAGGCTCGGGTAGCCAGAACGCTATCGGTACCGGCGTATTGGGCGGCATGATGAGTTCGACCTTCCTGGGGATCTTCTTTATCCCTATCTTCTTCGTGATCGTCGAGCGTATCTTCAGCAAACGCGAGAAGAAGGGCGCCGAAACTCAGGTCGCCGACTCGACACCGCAAGAATAG
- a CDS encoding phosphatase PAP2 family protein, whose product MNLQRQAKATGMPAQDKYQGRGFIGLLLLLLCLHLLVLNSAVNLSLFRFFNGIAAYAPADLLLLITDLGDGITLGVITLCCLVKRPELLLRVVIASVLSLILVPLLKQTFDAPRPAVILETLNIVGEIRLKHSFPSGHTATAFLFAGTLFFAYRQTQIKCLAIAFASLVGLSRIVVGAHWPEDVIMGAFVGLFCAYAAAHCPLVKLSQFHKALILAFLWCVLVVSELDKSFDKDLIWPILMLRWGLIATAALLIWREYGAMHRVKRWLAFQG is encoded by the coding sequence ATGAATTTACAACGACAAGCAAAGGCAACGGGAATGCCTGCGCAAGACAAGTACCAGGGACGCGGCTTTATTGGGTTACTCTTGCTTCTGCTCTGTCTGCACCTCTTGGTGCTGAACTCGGCAGTCAATCTATCCCTGTTTAGATTCTTTAACGGCATTGCGGCCTACGCCCCTGCCGATCTCCTCCTGCTGATCACAGACCTAGGCGATGGCATCACCCTCGGGGTGATCACTCTCTGCTGTCTGGTGAAACGGCCCGAACTCCTACTCAGGGTTGTCATCGCCAGCGTGCTGTCGCTGATCTTGGTGCCCTTGCTGAAGCAGACCTTCGATGCGCCTCGTCCGGCTGTAATATTAGAGACACTGAATATTGTCGGTGAGATCCGCCTGAAACACAGTTTTCCTTCGGGCCATACCGCCACTGCCTTCCTGTTTGCCGGCACGCTCTTTTTCGCCTATCGGCAGACCCAGATTAAATGCCTGGCAATCGCTTTTGCCAGCCTGGTGGGCCTGTCTCGCATCGTCGTCGGCGCGCACTGGCCAGAGGACGTGATCATGGGCGCCTTCGTCGGCCTCTTCTGCGCCTATGCGGCGGCCCATTGCCCCCTGGTCAAGCTCAGCCAGTTCCACAAAGCGCTCATCTTGGCCTTCCTCTGGTGTGTGTTGGTGGTGAGCGAACTGGATAAGAGCTTCGACAAAGATCTCATCTGGCCGATCCTGATGCTCAGATGGGGCCTAATTGCCACAGCCGCCCTGTTGATCTGGCGCGAATATGGCGCCATGCACAGGGTAAAACGTTGGCTGGCGTTTCAAGGTTAA
- a CDS encoding class I SAM-dependent methyltransferase, with protein sequence MDYLTLNQTAWNHRTLEHLDSSFYDVDGFLAGNSSLQEIELADLEVKGKSLLHLQCHFGLDTLSLARLGAEVTGVDLSDTAIHHAKRLAEACDLKANFICSDLYQAGEKLQQKFDIVYTSYGVLCWLPDLRRWAELIAESLQPGGQFYMVEFHPVQALMEGYSYFAQQTPDVEEEGTYTENASDTKHTMVTWPHSLADVVNALIGVGLKIDAIQEFPFSPYDAFDNLVTGESLGLSSDRPRYYQLYQGKPIPMVYSLSARKPE encoded by the coding sequence ATGGACTACTTAACCCTCAACCAAACGGCTTGGAATCACAGAACCCTAGAACACCTGGACTCCAGCTTCTACGATGTCGACGGCTTTCTCGCGGGCAACAGCTCGCTGCAGGAGATAGAGCTAGCCGACCTGGAGGTGAAGGGAAAAAGCCTGCTGCACCTGCAATGCCATTTCGGCCTGGACACCCTCTCCTTGGCTCGCCTGGGCGCCGAGGTTACTGGAGTCGATCTGTCCGACACCGCCATTCATCATGCCAAGCGACTGGCCGAGGCCTGCGACCTTAAGGCCAACTTTATCTGCAGCGATCTCTATCAGGCCGGTGAAAAGCTGCAACAGAAGTTCGATATTGTCTATACCTCCTATGGCGTCCTGTGCTGGCTGCCCGATCTACGCCGCTGGGCCGAGTTGATTGCCGAATCGCTACAGCCAGGTGGGCAGTTCTACATGGTGGAGTTTCATCCCGTGCAGGCGCTGATGGAGGGCTATAGCTACTTTGCCCAGCAGACACCCGATGTGGAGGAGGAAGGCACCTACACGGAAAACGCCAGCGACACCAAGCACACCATGGTGACCTGGCCTCACTCCCTGGCCGATGTGGTAAATGCACTGATCGGAGTCGGACTCAAGATAGACGCGATTCAGGAGTTTCCCTTCAGCCCCTATGATGCCTTCGACAATCTGGTGACGGGCGAGAGCCTGGGGCTCTCAAGCGACAGGCCCAGGTATTATCAGCTGTATCAGGGTAAACCTATTCCCATGGTCTACAGCCTGTCGGCCCGTAAACCTGAGTAA